A single genomic interval of Littorina saxatilis isolate snail1 linkage group LG17, US_GU_Lsax_2.0, whole genome shotgun sequence harbors:
- the LOC138953459 gene encoding uncharacterized protein — protein MAMRANLMEINDLQNGIRVCQKELENLQLFETGQNISRPEKRRLSEERRKIQMNLQYFSGRVSELEKENVLITFIYILLFVMVIGIRCTILSDKWIRGSEQLLWRFWQSSSAEEPEQTE, from the exons ATGGCTATGAGAGCAAATCTTATGGAG ATAAATGACCTGCAAAATGGGATCCGTGTGTGCCAGAAGGAGCTGGAAAACCTTCAGTTATTTGAGACAGGTCAGAACATCTCCAGGCCTGAAAA AAGACGATTGTCAGAGGAGAGAAGGAAGATCCAAATGAACCTTCAGTATTTCT CTGGTCGAGTATCTGAACTGGAAAAAGAGAACGTCCTGATTACCTTCATCTACATTTTGCTTTTCGTCATGGTGATAGGTATCCGCTGCACCATCCTATCTGACAAGTGGATTAGGGGTTCTGAACAGCTTCTTTGGAGATTTTGGCAAAGTTCATCAGCGGAGGAGCCTGAACAGACTGAATGA
- the LOC138953458 gene encoding threonine aspartase 1-like: protein MTEQIEEKEFRKRLFVAVHAGAGFHSQDKASEYKKLCRKACLKAMSVLSKKESAVKAVTAAVSALEDSELSNAGRGSSLTMTGSVECDACVMEGTTSLFGAVGCLSGVLNPVKVAGRLLEMQQQPSLSLGRIPPSVLAGEGAREWAKQQVFSCDQHSKLVTDKSRRLYLKYKRKVEQAENQKNTKKARYSDKEMLGSQENDITICAQDSDQHSTAAHSTPRDSHTNSGNTPIDKNKHIKILTKYLSPEAETTPRKDVQILDSPKTCTPRKTAPNNDRNKGELELSSAVTADRTLVQDTVGALCVDWEGHVSAAVSSGGIWLKQPGRLGPAAMFGAACWAQDAEKNHPGVAVIASGCGEHLMRTLLAKTCADCMLSAEGTSEGLNVCFQKHFLESRLLKGVESRQAGAVAIRMTSTEQGIPEIDICWGHTTDSMAVGYMSGDSHTPKTVISRLSKGCHPGRSFAMAGDFFSSPDS from the exons ATGACTGAACAGATAGAAGAAAAGGAGTTCAGGAAGAGGCTGTTTGTTGCTGTTCATGCTG GGGCTGGATTCCACTCGCAGGATAAGGCTTCAGAGTATAAGAAGCTATGCAGGAAGGCATGCTTGAAG GCTATGTCCGTCCTTTCCAAGAAAGAGAGTGCAGTCAAAGCGGTAACTGCAGCTGTTTCTGCTCTGGAA GATTCTGAGCTGAGCAACGCTGGGCGAGGTTCTAGTCTAACAATGACAGGCAGTGTGGAGTGTGACGCCTGTGTGATGGAGGGGACGACGTCACTGTTTGGTGCTGTTGGATGTTTGTCCGGTGTGCTCAATCCTGTCAAGGTGGCTGGCCGTCTTCTGGAGATGCAGCAACAGCCTTCTCTGTCTCTTGGCAGAATTCCACCAAG tgtaCTTGCAGGTGAGGGGGCCAGAGAATGGGCAAAACAGCAAGTTTTTTCTTGTGATCAACACAGCAAGCTTGTGACAG ATAAATCCCGTCGCCTGTATCTAAAATACAAGCGCAAAGTGGAACAGGCAGAAAATCAAAAGAACACAAAGAAAGCTCGCTATTCAGAT aaGGAAATGCTGGGATCACAAGAGAATGATATCACTATCTGTGCTCAGGATTCCGATCAGCATTCAACAGCTGCACACTCCACCCCAAGAGATTCGCACACCAACTCAGGCAACACACCCATtgacaaaaataaacacattaaaATCTTGACAAAATATCTATCTCCTGAAGCAGAAACTACACCAAGGAAGGATGTGCAAATCCTTGATTCACCCAAAACCTGTACACCGAGAAAGACTGCCCCTAACAATGACAGAAACAAAGGTGAACTAGAATTGAGCAGTGCAGTAACTGCAGATAGGACATTGGTGCAGGATACAGTGGGGGCACTGTGTGTCGACTGGGAGGGACATGTTAGCGCTGCCGTCTCAAGCGGGGGAATATGGCTGAAACAACCCGGCAGGTTGGGACCT GCAGCTATGTTTGGTGCTGCATGCTGGGCGCAAGATGCTGAAAAAAATCATCCAGGTGTTGCAGTCATTGCCTCAG GTTGCGGGGAACACTTGATGAGGACTTTACTGGCTAAAACCTGTGCTGACTGCATGCTGTCTGCTGAAGGAACAAGTGAAGGACTCAATGTTTGTTTCCAGAAGCACTTCTTGG AGTCGCGGTTGCTGAAGGGTGTGGAGAGTAGACAGGCTGGGGCTGTGGCCATTAGGATGACATCAACAGAACAGGGAATTCCTGAGA TTGATATATGCTGGGGACATACTACGGACAGCATGGCGGTAGGTTACATGTCAGGGGACTCTCACACACCAAAG ACTGTGATCTCCAGGCTGAGTAAAGGCTGTCACCCAGGTCGTTCCTTTGCCATGGCTGGTGATTTCTTCTCGTCCCCAGACTCTTGA
- the LOC138953494 gene encoding phosphatidate cytidylyltransferase, mitochondrial-like has protein sequence MISAARCLLFPCRIAWREVLSKQNCVLSQALQKQQLLHFSSATYSHQHSLHRRKPKSLADPSLSCEHQKRSWHQSNQGHYVQRRFSSFHSSSPGLDPEADLAEVSSMSQLYYRILESVPEGIQMAFAYGSGVYKQAGHNSTKENMLDLIFVVDDPHAWHNQNIQRNRGHYSFLRVFGSRAVSHVQDLGAGVYFNTLVPFEDRVIKYGVISTDRLITDLLDWETLYISGRLHKPIRLLVLPSNHDLIQAMQVNLQSAVHAALLLLPEEFCEEALYTTIAGLSYNGDFRMVVGEDRNKVANIVSPNIPHFRRLYQPIVDSAVHVHWHHAQGRLEQDPNHITQFHHLQLLPKTVLMLLQENRTRPGSHPDLEEVLMIYANSSHCDDTVARVIAHIVWRSSVSQSAKTSLTAGARKSVVYTFKKLKKMWKGKPKREMMA, from the exons ATGATTAGCGCTGCTCGTTGTTTGCTGTTCCCATGTAGGATAGCTTGGAGGGAAGTTTTATCAAAACAGAACTGTGTTCTCTCCCAAGCTTTACAAAAACAGCAGTTGTTACACTTCAGTTCCGCGACATACAGTCATCAACATTCTTTACACAGAAGGAAACCCAAGTCCTTAGCTGACCCCTCACTGTCATGCGAGCACCAGAAGAGGTCTTGGCATCAAAGCAACCAAGGTCATTATGTTCAAAGACGCTTCTCCAGCTTCCACTCAAGCAGTCCAGGATTGGACCCAGAGGCTGACCTTGCAGAAGTGAGCTCTATGTCTCAGCTGTACTACAGGATCTTGGAGTCCGTTCCGGAAGGCATTCAGATGGCCTTTGCCTATGGGTCAGGCGTGTATAAACAGGCAGGACACAACAGTACTAAGGAGAACATGCTGGACTTAATCTTTGTGGTGGACGACCCTCACGCCTGGCACAATCAAAACATTCAGCGCAACCGTGGTCACTACTCTTTTCTCAGGGTCTTTGGAAGTCGAGCTGTCTCGCATGTACAGGATTTAGGGGCAG GCGTCTACTTCAACACACTAGTGCCTTTCGAAGACCGTGTCATCAAGTATGGTGTCATAAGCACAGATAGGCTGATCACAGATCTCTTGGATTGGGAAACCCTGTACATCAGTGGACGTCTTCACAAACCTATTAGGCTTCTTGTGTTGCCTAGCAACCATGACCTTATCCAAGCCATGCAAGTCAACCTGCAGAGCGCTGTTCATGCTGCACTGTTGTTGCTGCCGGAAGAGTTCTGTGAGGAAGCGCTGTACACCACTATCGCCGGCTTGTCCTACAATGGGGACTTTCGCATGGTGGTAGGAGAAGATCGCAACAAG GTGGCCAACATAGTTAGCCCCAATATTCCCCACTTTCGTCGCCTGTACCAGCCTATTGTGGACTCGGCAGTACACGTGCATTGGCATCACGCACAGGGCCGTCTGGAGCAGGATCCCAACCACATCACCCAGTTCCACCACCTGCAGCTCCTCCCCAAGACCGTTCTCATGCTTCTCCAGGAGAACCGAACTCGCCCAGGCTCCCACCCAGACTTGGAAGAAGTGTTGATGATTTACGCCAACTCCAGCCACTGTGATGACACCGTGGCGCGCGTCATCGCTCACATCGTGTGGCGCTCCAGTGTGAGTCAGAGCGCCAAGACCAGTCTGACAGCCGGCGCCAGAAAGTCTGTGGTGTACACGTTCAAGAAACTCAAGAAGATGTGGAAGGGAAAGCCCAAGAGGGAGATGATGGCGTGA